From Rutidosis leptorrhynchoides isolate AG116_Rl617_1_P2 chromosome 3, CSIRO_AGI_Rlap_v1, whole genome shotgun sequence, a single genomic window includes:
- the LOC139898872 gene encoding protein NRT1/ PTR FAMILY 5.5-like isoform X3 translates to MVNFLEAICILRLAAKVERLASYLLVIYLTNVWETGITYAASLIYIWLGTTKVLALVFLFLLDNNISSYWMLIFSTTASALGMGLMSISTPSWPYRLITGSCSEYKMKCISEMQQSFFYFALVLIMIGRSSYNAAMTTLNYKGDVNELMMKMRQLTDFGSNIMVLQAGALLLAPWSIIFGIPSVCSLIALYHLMGKSWSHKLYIDKPETSQVTTILRVVVASILNISPELTNEWIDFKIDDSPLHLSSSLRFLEKAAIRPPIDNIRQNSWTLCSLQEVENTKTLST, encoded by the exons ATGGTGAACTTCTTGGAAGCTATTTGTA TTTTACGTCTTGCTGCGAAAGTTGAAAGATTAGCGTCGTATTTGTTGGTCATATATTTAACGAATGTTTGGGAAACCGGAATCACGTACGCTGCTAGTTTGATATACATTTGGTTGGGGACCACTAAAGTCTTGGCGTTGGTCTTTCTGTTTCTTTTGGATAACAACATCAGCAGTTATTGGATGCTCATCTTCTCAACCACAGCCTCTGCATTG GGAATGGGGCTTATGTCGATATCAACGCCATCATGGCCATATAGACTTATTACGGGATCATGTAGCGAGTACAAAATGAAATGCATTAGTGAAATGCAACAATCGTTTTTTTATTTCGCTCTAGTATTAATAATGATTGGAAGATCTTCTTATAATGCTGCCATGACAACATTGAATTACAAAGGTGATGTAAATGAACTAATGATGAAGATGAGACAATTAACAGATTTCGGAAGCAATATTATGGTGTTGCAAGCAGGTGCTCTGCTTCTAGCACCTTGGTCAATCATTTTCGGGATTCCATCAGTTTGTAGCTTGATAGCCTTGTATCACTTGATGGGAAAATCATGGTCGCACAAACTATACATCGATAAGCCTGAAACCAGTCAGGTTACAACTATTTTAAGAGTTGTTGTGGCCTCTATTTTAAACATATCCCCAGAACTCACCAACGAATGGATCGATTTCAAAATAGATGATTCACCACTACATCTGAGCTCTTCTCTCAG GTTCTTAGAGAAAGCTGCAATCCGACCTCCAATTGACAACATAAGGCAAAACAGTTGGACACTTTGTAGCCTTCAAGAAGTCGAAAATACAAAAACACTT AGTACTTGA
- the LOC139898872 gene encoding protein NRT1/ PTR FAMILY 5.5-like isoform X2 — MLIFSTTASALGMGLMSISTPSWPYRLITGSCSEYKMKCISEMQQSFFYFALVLIMIGRSSYNAAMTTLNYKGDVNELMMKMRQLTDFGSNIMVLQAGALLLAPWSIIFGIPSVCSLIALYHLMGKSWSHKLYIDKPETSQVTTILRVVVASILNISPELTNEWIDFKIDDSPLHLSSSLRFLEKAAIRPPIDNIRQNSWTLCSLQEVENTKTLVRMLPMGAVFVILILLSSIGNSYFFAQAEYLKPMAVFGFEIINTSHLICVYIYTKVRYHEEAKKFIETNIRKENKEMLHKAVTGIMIYAIICYSIAALVEKSRLGVIRLHGISNNPGEIIPMSMFWLFPQFFLLACIDASLDRVIILFLAEKSSLVIKKFKVFMVEAFIGVGHMSVALVVYVVGKVSEKGGRLNWFQHYTENSRLDLFYWSLTALCVFVLIIWLSVSHYFNKRQHPNSQLLPLFANTNVEMYTDTSDCEIGLVSIV; from the exons ATGCTCATCTTCTCAACCACAGCCTCTGCATTG GGAATGGGGCTTATGTCGATATCAACGCCATCATGGCCATATAGACTTATTACGGGATCATGTAGCGAGTACAAAATGAAATGCATTAGTGAAATGCAACAATCGTTTTTTTATTTCGCTCTAGTATTAATAATGATTGGAAGATCTTCTTATAATGCTGCCATGACAACATTGAATTACAAAGGTGATGTAAATGAACTAATGATGAAGATGAGACAATTAACAGATTTCGGAAGCAATATTATGGTGTTGCAAGCAGGTGCTCTGCTTCTAGCACCTTGGTCAATCATTTTCGGGATTCCATCAGTTTGTAGCTTGATAGCCTTGTATCACTTGATGGGAAAATCATGGTCGCACAAACTATACATCGATAAGCCTGAAACCAGTCAGGTTACAACTATTTTAAGAGTTGTTGTGGCCTCTATTTTAAACATATCCCCAGAACTCACCAACGAATGGATCGATTTCAAAATAGATGATTCACCACTACATCTGAGCTCTTCTCTCAG GTTCTTAGAGAAAGCTGCAATCCGACCTCCAATTGACAACATAAGGCAAAACAGTTGGACACTTTGTAGCCTTCAAGAAGTCGAAAATACAAAAACACTTGTAAGGATGTTACCGATGGGGGCTGTCTTCGTTATCCTTATCTTATTAAGTTCTATCGGTAACAGTTATTTTTTTGCACAAGCAGAGTACTTGAAACCCATGGCAGTTTTCGGCTTTGAGATCATTAACACGTCACACcttatttgtgtatatatttatacaaaggTTCGTTACCACGAGGAAGCAAAAAAATTCATAGAAACCAACATAAGGAAGGAAAACAAAGAAATGCTTCATAAGGCAGTAACAGGTATTATGATCTACGCCATAATATGTTATTCTATAGCTGCATTAGTGGAGAAATCAAGATTAGGAGTGATAAGATTACATGGTATTTCAAATAATCCGGGCGAAATCATTCCAATGTCAATGTTTTGGCTATTTCCACAGTTTTTTTTACTTGCTTGTATTGATGCAAGTTTGGACCGAGTTATTATTTTGTTCTTGGCTGAAAAGAGTTCTTTGGTTATAAAAAAGTTTAAGGTGTTTATGGTTGAGGCATTCATTGGGGTCGGGCACATGAGCGTTGCATTGGTTGTGTATGTAGTTGGAAAGGTTAGTGAGAAGGGAGGGAGATTGAATTGGTTCCAACACTACACTGAAAACAGTCGGTTGGACCTGTTTTATTGGTCATTAACTGCATTATGCGTGTTTGTACTTATCATATGGTTGTCGGTGTCCCACTACTTCAACAAGAGACAGCATCCCAATTCTCAACTACTTCCGTTGTTTGCGAACACAAATGTTGAAATGTATACGGATACGAGTGATTGTGAAATAGGATTGGTGTCGATTGTTTGA
- the LOC139898872 gene encoding protein NRT1/ PTR FAMILY 5.5-like isoform X1 translates to MVNFLEAICILRLAAKVERLASYLLVIYLTNVWETGITYAASLIYIWLGTTKVLALVFLFLLDNNISSYWMLIFSTTASALGMGLMSISTPSWPYRLITGSCSEYKMKCISEMQQSFFYFALVLIMIGRSSYNAAMTTLNYKGDVNELMMKMRQLTDFGSNIMVLQAGALLLAPWSIIFGIPSVCSLIALYHLMGKSWSHKLYIDKPETSQVTTILRVVVASILNISPELTNEWIDFKIDDSPLHLSSSLRFLEKAAIRPPIDNIRQNSWTLCSLQEVENTKTLVRMLPMGAVFVILILLSSIGNSYFFAQAEYLKPMAVFGFEIINTSHLICVYIYTKVRYHEEAKKFIETNIRKENKEMLHKAVTGIMIYAIICYSIAALVEKSRLGVIRLHGISNNPGEIIPMSMFWLFPQFFLLACIDASLDRVIILFLAEKSSLVIKKFKVFMVEAFIGVGHMSVALVVYVVGKVSEKGGRLNWFQHYTENSRLDLFYWSLTALCVFVLIIWLSVSHYFNKRQHPNSQLLPLFANTNVEMYTDTSDCEIGLVSIV, encoded by the exons ATGGTGAACTTCTTGGAAGCTATTTGTA TTTTACGTCTTGCTGCGAAAGTTGAAAGATTAGCGTCGTATTTGTTGGTCATATATTTAACGAATGTTTGGGAAACCGGAATCACGTACGCTGCTAGTTTGATATACATTTGGTTGGGGACCACTAAAGTCTTGGCGTTGGTCTTTCTGTTTCTTTTGGATAACAACATCAGCAGTTATTGGATGCTCATCTTCTCAACCACAGCCTCTGCATTG GGAATGGGGCTTATGTCGATATCAACGCCATCATGGCCATATAGACTTATTACGGGATCATGTAGCGAGTACAAAATGAAATGCATTAGTGAAATGCAACAATCGTTTTTTTATTTCGCTCTAGTATTAATAATGATTGGAAGATCTTCTTATAATGCTGCCATGACAACATTGAATTACAAAGGTGATGTAAATGAACTAATGATGAAGATGAGACAATTAACAGATTTCGGAAGCAATATTATGGTGTTGCAAGCAGGTGCTCTGCTTCTAGCACCTTGGTCAATCATTTTCGGGATTCCATCAGTTTGTAGCTTGATAGCCTTGTATCACTTGATGGGAAAATCATGGTCGCACAAACTATACATCGATAAGCCTGAAACCAGTCAGGTTACAACTATTTTAAGAGTTGTTGTGGCCTCTATTTTAAACATATCCCCAGAACTCACCAACGAATGGATCGATTTCAAAATAGATGATTCACCACTACATCTGAGCTCTTCTCTCAG GTTCTTAGAGAAAGCTGCAATCCGACCTCCAATTGACAACATAAGGCAAAACAGTTGGACACTTTGTAGCCTTCAAGAAGTCGAAAATACAAAAACACTTGTAAGGATGTTACCGATGGGGGCTGTCTTCGTTATCCTTATCTTATTAAGTTCTATCGGTAACAGTTATTTTTTTGCACAAGCAGAGTACTTGAAACCCATGGCAGTTTTCGGCTTTGAGATCATTAACACGTCACACcttatttgtgtatatatttatacaaaggTTCGTTACCACGAGGAAGCAAAAAAATTCATAGAAACCAACATAAGGAAGGAAAACAAAGAAATGCTTCATAAGGCAGTAACAGGTATTATGATCTACGCCATAATATGTTATTCTATAGCTGCATTAGTGGAGAAATCAAGATTAGGAGTGATAAGATTACATGGTATTTCAAATAATCCGGGCGAAATCATTCCAATGTCAATGTTTTGGCTATTTCCACAGTTTTTTTTACTTGCTTGTATTGATGCAAGTTTGGACCGAGTTATTATTTTGTTCTTGGCTGAAAAGAGTTCTTTGGTTATAAAAAAGTTTAAGGTGTTTATGGTTGAGGCATTCATTGGGGTCGGGCACATGAGCGTTGCATTGGTTGTGTATGTAGTTGGAAAGGTTAGTGAGAAGGGAGGGAGATTGAATTGGTTCCAACACTACACTGAAAACAGTCGGTTGGACCTGTTTTATTGGTCATTAACTGCATTATGCGTGTTTGTACTTATCATATGGTTGTCGGTGTCCCACTACTTCAACAAGAGACAGCATCCCAATTCTCAACTACTTCCGTTGTTTGCGAACACAAATGTTGAAATGTATACGGATACGAGTGATTGTGAAATAGGATTGGTGTCGATTGTTTGA